CGTCTGTCAGCACACCCGGTGTGTTCACCACGGCGATGCCCCGGGCCTGGCAGGCTCTCAGAGGCAGGTGGTTGACGCCCACCGAGTAGGTGCCGATGGCTTTCAATTTGGGTGCGGCTTCCAGGTCCGCCTCGGTGATCGGCTCGGATAGCAGCACCACCAGCGCTTCGGCCTCGGGCAACGCCGCGTTCCACTCGGGCGACCGGAACGCGGCCAAGCCCAGCTCGGGAAAACGGGTGCCGAGTTCATTCAGGGCGGGACCGACAAGAGGCGAGGTGGAGAGGATACGGATGCTCATCGCTGCAGGGCCTTCAGGGCTTGGCGGATGGCCTCCGCCAGGGGCGGCTTCTCGGTGCGGAGCCCGGCCACCACGGGCAGCACCGCGTCCTCCTTGAAGCCAAGGTTGGTGAGGGCGGAACGCAGGCTCTCTTCCCACGGATCGCCCGAAGGCACGCCCGAAAGACCATCCAATCCTGAGAGCCCGCCCATTTTTTCAGAGAGTTCGAAGCACATTTTTTCGGCGGTCTTCTTGCCCACGCCGGGGATGCGGGTGAGCACCTTGACATCGCGGCCGCGGATGGCCTGCACGAGGTCTTCGAGCGGCAGGGCTCCCAGGGCCGCGAGGGCCAGCTTGGGCCCCACCCCATCCACCTTGATGAGCAGGCGGTACAGTTCGCGTTCCTGCGGGGTGGCGAAACCCAGCAGGGCGATCTCGTTTTCCCGTACCAACAGTTCGGTGTGCAACACCACCTGGGCTCCCACCTCGCCCAGCAGGCCGTAGGTGGAGAGGCTGATGGCGGCGGCGTAGCCCACCCCGCCGCACTCGACGAGGGCCAGGTTGGGCAGCTTCTGGATGAGTTCCCCGCGGAGGCGTCCGATCATGCCTCGAGGATACCTGAAGGCGGAGCTGGGCCGGGAAGTGGCGACCCGCGCGGCATTCCTGTCTGAACGTGAAAAAAACTGGCATTGCCAGTGAATTCAACCAAAGCTTGAGGGATTCCCCGGAGCCGCCATGACCTATCTCGACGATGATCGCGACATTCGTTTCAACCTGCTGGAGTGGCTGGATCTGGACGCCATTCTGAAGGAAGGGCCCTACCAGGAGGTGGATCGGGAGCAGTTGGCCATGGTGTTGGATGAGGCGCTGAAGGTGGCCAAGGGCAGCCTTTCTGCCTGCAACGGGATCGGTGATCGCGTGGGCGCCCAGTTGGAGAACGGCCAGGTCCGGCTGCCGGAGGGCTTTCCTGAAGCCTTCCGCGATCTCGCGTCAGGAGGCTGGATCAGCGCCACCATGAATCCCGAGTTCGGCGGCATGGGTCTGCCGGAATGTGTGGGCACGGGCATCAGCGAGTTCCTCATGGGTGCCAACACGGCCCTGGGTCTCACGGTGCTGCTGACGCGCGGATCTGCGCATCTTATCGAAGCCTTTGGCAGCGAGGCCCTCAAGGCCATCTACTGTGAGCGCATGTATGCGGGCGAGTGGACGGGCACCATGTGTCTCACCGAGGCGGGCGCGGGCAGCGATTTGGGCGCCCTCAACACCAAGGCCCTGCGGCAGGCCGATGGGAGCTACCTCATCAGCGGCGAGAAAATCTTCATCACCAGCGGCGACCACGGCCTGACCCCCAACATCGTGCATGCCGTGCTGGCGCGCACGCCGGATGCGCCTGCGGGGCCGAAGGGGCTCAGCCTCTTCGTGGTGCCGAAAATTCGCGTGAACCCCGACGGCAGCCTCGGGGCCTCCAACGACGTGACCTGCGCGGGCATCGAGCACAAACTGGGCATTCACGGCTCGCCCACTTGCAGTCTGGTGTTCGGAGCCAACGACGCCTGTCAGGGTTTTCTGCTGGGGCAGGAAGGCCAGGGGTTGGCCCACATGTTCCAGATGATGAATGCCGCCCGCTACGAGGTGGGTGTCCAGGGCCTGGGCAATGCCTCCGCCGCCCATCAGGCAGCCCTCGCCTACGCCAAAGAGCGCCTGCAGGGGCGCGGGCCCCATTCGCCGCGGAGCGCCACCCAGTCGCTCATCATCGAGCACCCCGATGTGCGCCGCATGCTCCTCATGCAATCCGCCTATGTGCAGGCCATGCGGGCCCTGGTGTCCTACACGGCCTGGTGCATGGACATGGCCCATGTCTCCGAAGGCGAGGAGCGGGATCGCTGGCAGGGCTTGGTGGAGCTGCTCACCCCCATCAGCAAAGCCTGGTGCTCAGATTGGGGCTTCCGGGTGACGGAATGGGCGCTGCAAACCTATGGCGGTTACGGCTACACCATGGACTACCCCGCGGAGCAGTACCTCCGCGATTGCAAGATCGCTTCGATCTACGAGGGCACCAACGGCATCCAGGCCCTGGATCTTGTGGGCCGAAAGTTCAGGATGCAGGATGGTCGCCCGGTGAAGCATCTGATGAAGCTCGCCCAGGAGGCGGCGGAGGCCCTCGCTGGAGATCCTGTGCTTGGGGCTTCAGCAGGTCAGCTTCAGGAGGCTGTGAAGGCCCTGGGCGCCGTGCTGGCCCAGGTGCCGACGCGAGAGAATGCCGCGCTGCTGACTTTGCTCAACGCGGTGCCCATGCTGGACATGCTGGGTCATGTGGTGGGCGGCTACCTCCTGCTGCAGCAGGCGGAGTTGGCAGGGCGGAAACTCGCCGCGCTGCTGGCGGAGCGGGGCGTGGATCCAGCAGATCCCGAGGCGCTGCGCGCCCTATGGAAGAGCAGTCGCGATGCGGCCTTCTACCAGACCAAGATCCAGGCGGCAATCCACTTCGCCCACCGCGGCCTGCCGCTGGTTGGGGCCCATGCGACTTCGATTCTTGCAGGCGAGACCGCGCCCATGGAGGCTGTGTTGTAACCAGGCGGGCGCCCGGGAAGCGGAGCTTGCCGTCGACACGGACTCATGTCCGAGCTCCTGCGTGACGTTGAGCCCTCCAAGGCTGGGAATCTGCCGGCTCGTCGAGGGACCTGTGCGTGGGCTCTTCCCGGGACGATGGGTGGCCGCAGGGAGTGGTAGATGCGCTTGGGCTGGCGGGGAAAGAACAGGGCGGAATCGGGGCAGGACGAGCGCCGTCTGCAAGCCATCCTGGATGCCATGGATCGCTCCAATGCCCGCGTTGTCTTCGCGCCGGATGGCTCCATCCTTGAGGCCAATGCCAATTTTCTCAACCTTATGGGGTACTCGGAAGCCGAGGTTCTGGGGCAGCACCATCGCCTATTTTGCGAGGCGGTGTATGCCCAGTCGGCGGAGTATCTGGGTTTTTGGAACGAGCTGAATCGCGGAGAATTTGCCTCGGGGCGCTTCAAACGGGTCACCAAGGCTGGTCAGCAGGTCTGGCTGGAGGCCAGCTACAACCCGATCTATGACGAGAACCGGCGCCTGATCTCGATCGTCAAATTCGCCACCGACATCACCGCGGCTGTGAACGAAGACAGTGATCGGGAAAGCCGCTTGACCGCGCTGGACCGCTCCATGGCGGTCATCGACTTCGACCTGGATGGGCATGTGCTTGCAGCCAACGAGAACTTCCTGCGGGCCATCGGGTATTCCCTCGCCGAGATCAAGGGCCGGCATCACCGCATGTTTTGCACGCCTGAATTCGCCTCGAGCCCGGATTATGAACGCTTCTGGCACCAACTCGGACGCGGGGAGTACATCTCGGGGCGTTTTCACCGGATTCGGAAGGATGGACGGGATCTCTGGCTGGAAGCCTCCTACAACCCAGTAAAGGATGCGGAAGGTCGACCCTACAAGGTGGTGAAATTCGCCTCGGACGTGACTGCGGAAGTGGAGCGGGTTCACCGGGAAGTGCGGAATGCCAAGGAGGCTCTGGAACTGTCGGTGGAGAACGAGAGCCTCTCCAATCAGGGATTCGCGGTCATTGAAGAGGTCTCGGCCAAAATGCACGAGATCGCCGACCGGGCCCGGGAGGCCGCGAGACTGATCGAGGCCCTGGGCGAAGAATCTGGGCGGATTACCTCCATTGTGAACACCATCCGCGACATCGCAGACCAGACCAATCTCCTCGCCTTGAACGCGGCCATCGAGGCGGCCCACGCGGGTGAGCATGGGAAGGGCTTCGCGGTGGTGGCGGAGGAGGTGCGACAACTGTCGGAACGCACCAGCGATTCAACCACAGAGATCTCCGACATGATCGACAAGGTGCAACAGGGCACCCAGTCCGCTGTGGCGACCATGGGGAGTACCCTGGAACAGGCGGTGCGGAGCGCCGAATTGGCCACCCGGGCCGCTGCCGCCATGGGCCAGATCCGGGATGGCGCCTCCCGGGTGGTTCAGGTGGTGGATGCGTTCTCGGCTGTGCTCAAGTCGGACAGGTGATTCCTCAGGGCGGCCACGGCGGGAACAGAAAAGCCCCCCGGGTGATCCGGGGGGCTGACTGGTGGACCTGATCAGGATCGAACTGACGACCTCTGCATTGCGAAAGCGAAAAAAAGGTGATAGACGGATAATGTCGGAAGGCATAAGAAACTGATAAAACACGCACATAGTAGTTTATCTTCCGTTTGCATATTATACGGTTTGGGACTACCTTTTGAGCACCGTTTGAGCACGGAACGGGGGGGCTCAGGATGGCCAAAACCAAGCGCAGCGCCAAATTCGACACTTCAACCGCCCGCAAGAAATTGGCTCGTGGGAAGGTGCATCAGGAGCCCCTGAAGGATGGGCAGTATCTCTGCTACCGGAAACCGGAGAGCGGGGCCGCTGGTTCCTGGTCTGCCCGGTGGCGGTATGAGGGGCAGATCCTCCAGACCAAGCTAGGCGCAGCCGATGACCACCACGCCTCGGATGGGGAGACAATCCTGAGCTACAAGGAAGCGCAGGATAAGGCGAAGAAGTGGTTTCAGGAACGGACAGAGCAGGCCCTTGAAGGTGAGGGCATCACCATTCAAAAAGGCCCCTACACCGTGGCCCAGGCTGTCGCCGATTACCTGCGAGAGATGAAGAACAAGGGGCGCAAGTCCATTGCTACCTCGGAGAGCTACGCGAAAACGCACATCATTCCCGCCCTGGGTGAGATCCCCCTGGCGAAGCTGAACAAGCGCAAATTGGAAGATTGGCTTTCATCGGTGGCCGCGAAGCCTCGAATGAAAACCGGATTCGGGATGAGCGAGGTCTCTGAGACCTGGGCCAAGAAACCGACCGAGGATCAGCTTCGAGCCCGAAAGAACACGGCGAATCGAATCCTCTCGATCCTGAAGGCCGCCTTGAATCTCGCCCTCAGAAACACCAAGGTTTCGAGCCATCGAGCGTGGATTCACGTTGCCCCGTTCGAGTCCGTGGTGAAGTCTCGCGTCCGATTCCTGAGCCAGGAAGAGGCCCAGCGCCTTGTGAATGCTTGCCCCCCAGACTTCAAAAGCCTTGTGCAAGGTGCCCTCCTGACGGGAGCCCGATACTCCGAACTGGCAAGGCTTCAGGTGCGGGACTACAACGCCACGGCGGGAACCATCCTCATTGCCGAATCGAAAAGCGGTAAGTCCCGTCAGATTGTCCTGACGGATGAAGGCCGGTCCCTACTCGACGGGCTGTGTGCCGGGAAGGTAGCCGATGCAGCCGTGTTCCAGCGAGACACCTGGAAGCGGACCCTTCGGAAGGATCTGGGCTCATCATGGGGGCACTCAGACGCCGCAACCTTCATGGAGGTCTCCTGCAAGGCCGCCAAGGTCGGATCGGTGCGCTTCCACGAACTCAGACACACCTATGCCTCCATGCTCGTGAACGCTGGATGCCCCTTGGTCTATGTCGCTGCCCAGCTTGGCCACGCTGATACCCGGATGGTCGAAAAGCACTATGGGCACTTGGCCCCGAATGCCCTTGCTGATGCCGTGCGAAAGCTGATGCCAGACCTGGGCTTGGTGAAGCGCCCGAAGGTTGCGGGCCTGAAGATCAAGACGGGGGGTGCCTCGTGACCCCTGAGCAGCGCCTTGAAGGCTACTTCCCGCAAGCCCTGGCCATCCTGGGCATCCCTGCCGATCCCCGCGCCTGGACAGACTTTGGAGAGACCCAGGCCCGTGCCTTCGCTGCCTTGGAG
This sequence is a window from Geothrix sp. PMB-07. Protein-coding genes within it:
- a CDS encoding acyl-CoA dehydrogenase; translated protein: MTYLDDDRDIRFNLLEWLDLDAILKEGPYQEVDREQLAMVLDEALKVAKGSLSACNGIGDRVGAQLENGQVRLPEGFPEAFRDLASGGWISATMNPEFGGMGLPECVGTGISEFLMGANTALGLTVLLTRGSAHLIEAFGSEALKAIYCERMYAGEWTGTMCLTEAGAGSDLGALNTKALRQADGSYLISGEKIFITSGDHGLTPNIVHAVLARTPDAPAGPKGLSLFVVPKIRVNPDGSLGASNDVTCAGIEHKLGIHGSPTCSLVFGANDACQGFLLGQEGQGLAHMFQMMNAARYEVGVQGLGNASAAHQAALAYAKERLQGRGPHSPRSATQSLIIEHPDVRRMLLMQSAYVQAMRALVSYTAWCMDMAHVSEGEERDRWQGLVELLTPISKAWCSDWGFRVTEWALQTYGGYGYTMDYPAEQYLRDCKIASIYEGTNGIQALDLVGRKFRMQDGRPVKHLMKLAQEAAEALAGDPVLGASAGQLQEAVKALGAVLAQVPTRENAALLTLLNAVPMLDMLGHVVGGYLLLQQAELAGRKLAALLAERGVDPADPEALRALWKSSRDAAFYQTKIQAAIHFAHRGLPLVGAHATSILAGETAPMEAVL
- a CDS encoding methyl-accepting chemotaxis protein; protein product: MRLGWRGKNRAESGQDERRLQAILDAMDRSNARVVFAPDGSILEANANFLNLMGYSEAEVLGQHHRLFCEAVYAQSAEYLGFWNELNRGEFASGRFKRVTKAGQQVWLEASYNPIYDENRRLISIVKFATDITAAVNEDSDRESRLTALDRSMAVIDFDLDGHVLAANENFLRAIGYSLAEIKGRHHRMFCTPEFASSPDYERFWHQLGRGEYISGRFHRIRKDGRDLWLEASYNPVKDAEGRPYKVVKFASDVTAEVERVHREVRNAKEALELSVENESLSNQGFAVIEEVSAKMHEIADRAREAARLIEALGEESGRITSIVNTIRDIADQTNLLALNAAIEAAHAGEHGKGFAVVAEEVRQLSERTSDSTTEISDMIDKVQQGTQSAVATMGSTLEQAVRSAELATRAAAAMGQIRDGASRVVQVVDAFSAVLKSDR
- the ruvA gene encoding Holliday junction branch migration protein RuvA — protein: MIGRLRGELIQKLPNLALVECGGVGYAAAISLSTYGLLGEVGAQVVLHTELLVRENEIALLGFATPQERELYRLLIKVDGVGPKLALAALGALPLEDLVQAIRGRDVKVLTRIPGVGKKTAEKMCFELSEKMGGLSGLDGLSGVPSGDPWEESLRSALTNLGFKEDAVLPVVAGLRTEKPPLAEAIRQALKALQR
- a CDS encoding site-specific integrase, with protein sequence MAKTKRSAKFDTSTARKKLARGKVHQEPLKDGQYLCYRKPESGAAGSWSARWRYEGQILQTKLGAADDHHASDGETILSYKEAQDKAKKWFQERTEQALEGEGITIQKGPYTVAQAVADYLREMKNKGRKSIATSESYAKTHIIPALGEIPLAKLNKRKLEDWLSSVAAKPRMKTGFGMSEVSETWAKKPTEDQLRARKNTANRILSILKAALNLALRNTKVSSHRAWIHVAPFESVVKSRVRFLSQEEAQRLVNACPPDFKSLVQGALLTGARYSELARLQVRDYNATAGTILIAESKSGKSRQIVLTDEGRSLLDGLCAGKVADAAVFQRDTWKRTLRKDLGSSWGHSDAATFMEVSCKAAKVGSVRFHELRHTYASMLVNAGCPLVYVAAQLGHADTRMVEKHYGHLAPNALADAVRKLMPDLGLVKRPKVAGLKIKTGGAS